TCTCAAATGCGAATGCCCGCGTTTTGGAAGCGGAGAAGCGAAAGGCATTATCAGGGAATCTGTCCGGGGCACGGACGTATTTGTGATGGCAGACGTCACCAATAACAGCATAACCTATACCGTCAATGGTTATACCAACCACATGTCTCCTGATGATCATTTTCAGGATTTAAAAAGAATCATTGGCGCCTGCAGCGCAACAGCCCATAGGGTATGTGTTATTATGCCGTTTTTATACGAGAGCCGCCAGCATAAGAGAACCAAAAGGGAATCTTTAGACTGCGCCATGGCTTTGGAAGAACTGGTTCACATGGGAGTCAGCAACATCATTACCTTTGACGCTCACGATCCCAGAGTCCAAAATGCCATCCCATTAAATGGATTTGACAATTTCATGCCCACTTACCAGTTTGTCAAGGCAGTATTGAGGAAGTGTCCGGATTTAAAGATTGATAAAGAGCATTTAATGGTAATCAGTCCGGATGAGGGTGCCATGGACCGTGCCGTATACCTTGCAAACAACTTAAGCGTGGACATGGGTATGTTTTATAAGAGACGGGATTACTCCAAAGTGATTGATGGGCGGAACCCTATTGTCGCCCATGAATTCTTAGGTGCCTCCGTAGAAGGTAAGACAGTGTTAATCGTAGACGATATGATCTCCTCCGGGGAGAGCATGCTGGATACAGCAAAGGAATTAAAAGAGCGGAAAGCAGATAAGGTAATCGTTTGCTGTACCTTTGGCCTCTTCACCAACGGACTGGCTAAATTTGACGAATATTACAGTCGTGGATACATAGACTGCGTCGTTACTACAAATTTAAATTACCGTCCCATGGATTTGCTGGGAAGGGAATGGTATGTAGAAGCAGACATCAGTAAATACATTGCGGCAATTGTAAATTCTTTAAATCATGATGTGCCCATAAGTACTGCCCTTTCTTCTACAGAGAAGATCCAGAATTTGTTAAAAAAGTATCGGGCGTAAGAATATGCCCTGCCCTTACAAACGCAAAAGGGTGTAAGGTTCCTCTTCGTTTTAACAAAAAAGTGAGATGCTGCTATTTTGCAGCATCTCACTTTTTTTGAACTTATGAATTATAAAAAATAAGCGTATCATTACCCATTGTTTTTTTCAACAATCCCTAAAAATGCCGCCAGATTCCCTCTCTCATTCCCGGTCGTCCGGTGGGAAAATAAAAGATCTGAATTACAATGGGTACAGATATCCGTAACCTGGATGTTTTCCTGCTTTATCCCTGATTCCAGCAGTACAATTTCATTCGCCCGCCAAAGATCCAGCATATATTTTCCATCTTTCTTTTCAGATAATATATCGCTCCAATACTTCTTATCGAAACCTTTCATAAACTCCTGGGCCACTTCGCCTCCTACCTCATAACATTCCTTGCAGATGCTGGGGCCAATGCAGGCGATCACATCCTCTGCCTTCGTTCCAAAGGCTTCCTCCATTTTTTTGACCGTAACTTCCCCCATGCGTTTCACAGTTCCCCTCCAGCCGGAGTGGCTAAGCCCTATGGCCTGATGAATTGGATCCAGAAAATAAAGGGGCACGCAATCTGCATAAAAGGTAACCAGAGTAATTCCAGGAACATTGGTGATCAATCCATCCACATCTTCATAATCCCGTTCCTTTACGATTCCTTTCCCTGCATCCTCTTCCGTTACCAGCCGGACATTGGTTGTATGGGTCTGATAGGACAAAACCATCCGCTCCATATCAACTCCCAGAGCCTTTCCCATCCTACGGTAGTTTTCCATAACATGGGACCGATTATCTCCCCGGGTAAATGTAAAATTCATAGTAGCATACTTTCCCTGGCTCACGCCTCCCAGTTTCGTTGAAAATCCCTGCTTCACTAACCCAGTTCTTTCTAAAATAGGAAAGGACAAATAAGGTACCTTTTCCACTGTCTTATAATCCATTCCAATATCAATAGCTTTACGCTTCCACATATCTTCCATCACACCCTTTGTTTAAAATGCGTCTTTAATCAGCCGGATTTCCTGTCCAAGGATTGCCACCACATCAAACCGGCAGGGAATGTCCTCCCCCAGATGGCACCGGTACAAATATCTTTTGGCAGCATCCCTTATTTTCCTCTGCTTCAA
This genomic stretch from Lacrimispora sphenoides harbors:
- the pgeF gene encoding peptidoglycan editing factor PgeF; amino-acid sequence: MEDMWKRKAIDIGMDYKTVEKVPYLSFPILERTGLVKQGFSTKLGGVSQGKYATMNFTFTRGDNRSHVMENYRRMGKALGVDMERMVLSYQTHTTNVRLVTEEDAGKGIVKERDYEDVDGLITNVPGITLVTFYADCVPLYFLDPIHQAIGLSHSGWRGTVKRMGEVTVKKMEEAFGTKAEDVIACIGPSICKECYEVGGEVAQEFMKGFDKKYWSDILSEKKDGKYMLDLWRANEIVLLESGIKQENIQVTDICTHCNSDLLFSHRTTGNERGNLAAFLGIVEKNNG
- a CDS encoding ribose-phosphate pyrophosphokinase, producing MANDYVFNDQLPVASLKIAALESCRELAGKVNDHIVGFRRNDIQELIRRKADLHYRGYDVDSYLLKCECPRFGSGEAKGIIRESVRGTDVFVMADVTNNSITYTVNGYTNHMSPDDHFQDLKRIIGACSATAHRVCVIMPFLYESRQHKRTKRESLDCAMALEELVHMGVSNIITFDAHDPRVQNAIPLNGFDNFMPTYQFVKAVLRKCPDLKIDKEHLMVISPDEGAMDRAVYLANNLSVDMGMFYKRRDYSKVIDGRNPIVAHEFLGASVEGKTVLIVDDMISSGESMLDTAKELKERKADKVIVCCTFGLFTNGLAKFDEYYSRGYIDCVVTTNLNYRPMDLLGREWYVEADISKYIAAIVNSLNHDVPISTALSSTEKIQNLLKKYRA